The following nucleotide sequence is from Oncorhynchus kisutch isolate 150728-3 linkage group LG29, Okis_V2, whole genome shotgun sequence.
tgctgcacttttccacattttgccatGGATGTAGAGAGAAATATTTGCAGTTTTATTGCTGAGTGTATCGTGCTTTTTGAAGTCGTTTCGGTTTGATTCGGAAAAAAATATCACAGTTTTTGATTTCGGTTTTGCACATTTTTCTTTACATTAAATTCTCTATGCATTACGTGGGTGTCGGAGACCATAGGCCCACTCACTTAGGAGCCAGGTCCACAcactggggaaccaggcccagccaatcaggagTTTTTACCCACAATAAGGCTTTATCACAGACCGAAATACTCAGCACCCGCCCTCCCCCCTctgacaatcccgcaggtgaagaagccggatgtggaggtcatgGCCtgatgtggtctgcagttgtgtggccggttggatgtactgccaaattctctaaaacaacagaggcagcttatggtagagaaattaacattaaatgatctggaaatccctctggtggacattcctgcagtcagcatgccaattgcatgcttcctcaacttgagacatctgtggcattatgttgcgtgacagaactgcacattttagagtggccttttattgtccccagcacaaggtgcacctgtgtaataaccagtggcgacctgtcattcagagcctcacctgttttgagccccacctgtttagcaaataataataatacaaattgcctcagtgttctgtcactcatggagacactacgtcaccgcaaaatctacggGGAGAGCTCGGAAATTCAAGCCCCTTCGGGGCTGCCATAGAATTacagtccacattttgttatgttacagccttattctaaaatgtattaaatatatttttccctcatcaatccacacacaataccccataatgccaaagcgaaaacaggtttttagaaagttttgcacaaaaaaaagataccttaagtattcagaccctttgctatgagactagaaattgagctcaggtgtatcctgtttccatttatcatccttgagatgtttccaaaacttgattggagtccacctatggtagattctattgattggacatgatttggaaagacacacacctgtctatataaggtcccacagttgacagtgcatttcagagcaaaaaccaagccatgtggtcgaaggacttgtccgtagagctccgagacaggattgtgtcgaggcacagatctgaggaaaggtaccaaaaaatgtatgcaacattgaaggtccccaagaacacggtggcctccatcattcttaaatggaagaagtttgtaaccaccaagactcttcctagagctcgcCGCCCTGCTAAACTGAGAAATcggtgaggtgaccaagaacccgatggtcactctgacagagctccagagttcctctggggagatgggagaaccttccagaaggacaaccatctctgtagcactccaccaatcaggccgttatgTTAGAGAGGCCAaatgaaagccactcctcagtaaaacgcacatgacagcccacttggagtttgccaaaatgtacTTCAAGGACTCAGGTctcatgaaaccaagattgaactctttggcctgaatgccaagcgtcacatctggaggatacctggcaccatccctatggtgaagcatgatggtggcagcatcatgctgtggggatgcttttcagcagcagggactgggagactagtcaggattgagtgaAATATATATGAATCccagtatagagagatccttgatgaaaacctgctccagagcgctcaggacctcagactggggcgaaggttcaccttccaacaggacaacgaccctaagcacacagccaagacaatgcaggagtagcttcggggcaagtcttagtatgtccttgagtggcccagcttgaacccagacttgaacccgatctaacatctatggagacttgaaaatagctgtgcagtgacgctccccatccaacctgacatagcttgagaggatatgcagagaagaatggaagaaactccacaaattcagcaagctctaggaagacttggtggttccaaactccttccatttaagaatgatggaggccactgtgttcttggagaccttcaatgctgcagacattttttggtacccttccccagatctgtacctcggcacaatcctgtctctgagctctacagacaattccttcgacctcatggcttggtttttgctctgacattcactgccaactgtgggaccttatatagaaaggtgtttgcctttccaaatcatgtccaatcaatagaatttaccaaaggtggaccAATCAAgatttagaaacatctcaaggatgatcaatggaaacaggatacacctaagcctcatagcaaagggtctgaatactaaataaggtatttctgtttttatttttaaaacattttcaaaaatatctaaacctgttttcgctttgtcattatggagtattgtgtgtagattgatgaagggaaaaaatgattgaatctattttagaataaggctgtaacataacaaaatgtggaaaatgtcatggggtctgactactttccgaatgcactgtataacaacctatgtgttgtgataattgcgttgattgctctataacctgttaattcatatgccttgcgaccgtgatatacactactggtcaaaagttttagaataccttctcattcaagagttttctacattgtataataatagtgaagacatcaaacctatgaaataacacatatggaatcatgtagtaaccaaaagttttaaacaaatcaaaatatattttgagattcttcaaatagccacactttgccttgatgacagattttacacactcttggcattttctcaaccagcttcatgaggtaatcacctggtatgcatttcaattaacaggtgtgccttcttaaaagttaatttgtgtaatttctttcccagataatgcatttgagccaatcagttgtgttgtgacaaggtagggggatatacagaagatagccctatttggtaaaagaccaagtccatattatggcaagaacagctcaaataatcaaagagaaatgatagtcgatcattactttaagacatgaaggtcagtccatacggaaaatatcaagaactttgaaagttttttcaagtgcggtcgcaaaaaacatcaagtgctatgatgaaactggctctcatgaggaccgccacaggaatgaaagacccagagttacctctgctgcagaggataagttcattagagttaccagcctcagaaattgcagcccaaatacatgcttcacagagttcaagtaacacacatcaacatcaactattcagaggagactgtgaatcaggccttcatggtcgaattgttgaaaagaaaccactactaaaggacaccaaaactaagaagagacttgctcgggccaagaaacacgagcaatggacatgagaCCGAGGGAAATGTATCCTTTGGTTTGGAGCCCAAagtggagatttttggttctaaccgctgtgtctttgtgagatgctgtGTGGGTGAAGGGATGATAGCTGCATGTGTATtttccaccgtaaagcatggaggaggtgttatggtgtgggggtgctttgctgttgacactatctgtgatctatttagaattcaaggcacacttaaccagcatggctaccacagcattctgcagcgatacgccatcccatctggtttgggcttagtgggactatcagtaggttttcaacaggacaatgacccaacacacctccaggctgtgtaagggctattttatcaagaaagagagtgatgggagtgctgcatcagatgaccttgcctccacaGTCCCCCGACTTcaaacaaattgagatggttcgggatgagtcggaccgcagagtgaaggaaaagcagccaactcaGCATAGGTGggacctccttcaagactgttggaaaagcattccaggtgaagctggttgagagaatgccaagagtgtgcaaagctgtcatcaaggtaaagggtggctatttgaagaatctcaaatatattttgatttgtttaacacttttttggttactacatgattccatatgtgttatttcatggttttgatgtcttcactattattctacaatgtagaaaatagtaaaaattaagaaaaaccattgaatgagtaggtgtcctaaaacttttgaacggtagtatatataggcctaaaggctgagacaataaaaTTACAATAAGAATACCATTTTagcttcaacatttcaacatcatcaaatcaccactgcttagtctaatacagtgacaattaaaagataccaaaaacgatttagtccattcaacgtaagctaaatatgacaTGGCTGTCTATGGTGCTGATTTCTGCGTGTTCCTTCAAGTAGAAAATATATtaactcaccctacttgtagagaaacgccaatgccatcctcctctctttcatgttgacgaaactGTCTATCACTcggtcatacagtacacactttaaTTTGTTGTTGTCCTCGGCTACccggctaaaatgcttgctcgctagcctaacttccattaaTGGGCAaggttagctagttaacatcagCCTTCTACGTatctacatattgaacttccatcctctcaggccaggggcacaacattgtatgaattaatggttggaacAGAATCGCTGTTATAATGATAATCATTGGTCAGTATTCCATGGTTAATTTAGGAAAGGGTCAACTtttggtgtctctcttgtcgtgatgtgtgttttgtcctatattgttATTTTATATTAGTCCCCTCaagaggccttttgccttctggtaggccatcattgtaagtaagaatttgttcttaatggacttgcctagttaaataaaggcacaattaaaatagctagctagctactagccaCAGGTGGACAACACAAggagatgcaacaattcatgctgtttctgtcaatgatttatcaaatcaaatcaaatttatttatatagcccttcgtacatcagctgatatctcaaagtgctgtacagaaacccagcctaaaaccccaaacagcaagcaatgcaggtggagaagcacgtaGGCATTAGGCATTTATGCTCTCAATGCGATTTGATAGGAGTGATGTCAAAACCAAAGCTGGCTTCCCTTAACACTTGTTTTTGGTGCTATTCACAGTTTAGCTCGTACaatttagctcaacgctgattggcacaTTTTTTGTGAAAATAAATTCTCACGGGAGGCTAAAAAATGTTTGCGGCCTACAAAAGGGGGACGCAGTCCACCCACTACCACCAGTTACTCCTAAGGTGGTAACTGTGTTAAGAGTTGACAAAATAAGTATTGCAGTAAACTGGTATTTTCAGGATTGTAAATTCCGTTGCAAACGGACGCTTGGGGCGGGGGTGGGGTAACAGttgtgtaaacattttttttgtgacaTCCGCACTGAACGTCGTCTGCTACCAATGAACGGCGTCAAAGGGGCTCGCCTCAACATAGGCCAATGATTTCCAGCTCAGCGATTCTCAAAGGGACCGGTTTTGTCCAGTGCATCAGACCACTACACTCCACGATCATTGTCAACATGCCTATCAAGGTAAGAAATGCTGTCAACAAAAATGTTTAAATCTAAAAATAACGATCCTTGTTGACCTTGACTGTAGACAATTTTGAGATTTGTAAAACGTGATTATTATACTTATTCTCGAGTCCATGACTCATACAGCCGCCATTCTCGAGTCCATGATGCAACTAGGCATTTGTCCTGATTGGGGTAAAAACATGAATATGGTCGGCCGTTGCATTCAAGCGAAGTCTGCTTTTTATAGTCGGCAAGATAACCGGATTGGGAAGGTTTGTCTACTTCATTTGTAGGGAATCAGATCTGACGCATGAAGGAAGTATACATAAAGGCTTTACAACATGAAATCCGTTTTCTATCAAATACATATTACTATACAGTTACCACCGTAGACCCCTATCCATAGATGTTCCTACATCCACTTATTTATTACTTATTTGTGGCTGTAGGTGGATAGCCTCGGAAGAAATATCCTCATCTCGCGAATTGCTATCCATGTAGCAAAATGTAATGTATGCTCGCGAGATCAGGATGGGTTTTTGAAAAACCTGTATTGCACGAAACACCAGTATGCTTAAAAGAAAAAcaaacactgagtatacaaaacattaggaacgcctgTGCTTTCCATTGCATAGACTCGTGAATCCAGTAGAAAGCTATGatgccttattgatgtcacctgttaaatccacttcaaatccgTGAAGATCCGTGGtttccaaactttttatagtcccataccccttcaaacattcaacctccagctgcgtagtaaaccctctagcaccagggtcagcgcactctaacatgttgtttttttccgtcattgtaagcctgccacacacacactatacatttgATTAAACATAAATTACTTTTTGTAACAacccggctcatgggaagtgacaaagagctcttataggaccagggaacaaataatgataaaaaattttgctctttatttaaacaTCTTACAttataaaactgtatttattcattgaaaattgtgactaactcaccacaggttaatgagaagggtgcatgtgcttgaaaggatgcacataactctgcaatgttgggatGTATTGGAGAGTCTCTGTCTTAAATCAtcttccacacagtctgtgcctgtatttcgttttcatgctagtgagggccgtgaatccactctcacataggtatgtggttgcaaagggcatcagtgtctaaCAGCGCGATTTGCAAAGGCTagaaactctgagcgcagccctctCTAGAAATGTGGTAGTGGCTTCTgatttaaattcaattttcacagaaccacttgatgcaatttcgatgaggctctttacgtccgtcccctcgccccgacctgggcgcgaaccagggacgctctgcacacatcaacagtcaccctcgaagcatcgttacccatcgctccacgagcaaggggaaccactacttcaaggtctcagagcaagtgatgtcaccgattgaaacgccactagcgcgcaccaccgctaactagctagccatttcacattggctaCACCTGCATAATTGCACACCCAACTCCCACAGGTGCTTCGctatttgacattgtccataagcttgtTCATTTGCACaccaaaaatcatacaatgatggaaagacctgtgtgttgtccttgttaatgcagacagagaagagctccaacgtcttaatcatagcctcaattttgttccgcacattgaatatagttgagaagagtccctgtaatcctagattcagttCATTGAGGTgaggaaaaaacatcacccagataggccagtcgtgtgagaaacttgtcATCGTGCAAGCAgccagacaagtgaaaattatggtgggGAAAGAGAACTTGTCTATCAATTTTTTAAAAACgcgtcaatactttgccccttgataacaaGTGCACTTCTGTacgttgtaaaagcgttacatggtcactgcccatatcattgcatattgCAGAAGATACATGAGcattcaggggccttgctttaacaaagttaaccattttcactgtagtgtccaaaacgtctttaaagctgtcaggcattccctttgCCGCAAGAgtctctcagtggatgctgcagtgtacccaagtggcattgGAAGAAACTGCTTGCACgtgcattaccactccactatgtctccctgtcatggcttttgcaccttCAGAACAGATAACAACACATCTttaccaccaaagtccatttgatgtcacaaagttgtccagtactttaaaaatatcctctcatgctgtcctggtttgcagaagaggatgtcttccttaattgaccctccCCATAAATAtaatggacatataccaggagctatGCCAGGTCCGCCACGTCTGTAGACTCCTCCAGCTGTAATGCATacaattcactggcttgtatgcaaagcagtaattgtttcaaaacatctcctgccatgtcactgtgTTTTTTGATGAAgcaattgtctgtatagtttttttgggccttttcccccagcattgttcTAGCCATATCCACatcagcaggaagaatgaagtcctccgcaatagtatggggcttgacTGTCTTAGCCACTCGGTAGATCActatataagacgcttctagacccttcttattaatggtatctgttgcttttatacatgtcttactacttgaaagtcatcttaattcttgcaacaacaaaaaactccagtggcttatttttcaaattggcatgttttgtttctaaatgtctgtgcaagagtgaaggtttcatcgagttgtgtgagagtacttttgcacataACACGCTGTGGAAAGgtactactcccaatataagtgagcCCCAACTCAATGTAGttatcatatttgcgcctcttcgatggtccaacatccctgtctgttcggtgctttcccgggtaagggggcagtagctcttcggctgcatcaggttcacaactgtcagtgtccatgctagctgggctaacaacaattACTGacgctagcattggatgtgctcgtggaagcagaacaacttgtgtcaccgacaggtgcaggtgtaggtacttctggtagtagcagtactaccagtagagctggtatgtgtctctatggacgcgggccttactttttttttgccattttagccattttcgagcaaacggaatgagcggcagctacgtttggctacatacggaccgttagtggaattcctgcgAGAGAGTAATGGTAATTATTTGacgaggctacctgtatttgacattgtgttgttatttcactgaacactagatggtttcatttgaTTTTTGCCAATGAAACGAGGCTACTtaggcgagaaaaaaacctcacccaaatgtatagccccgttggaaaatataaatggactgtttgaaaatgtgaggaaaataaaaaatttgaaatcacatttttatttggcatacccCTGACTGCATTGCGGGGTACGCGTaacccagtttgggaatacctggtgtagatgaaggggaggagactggataaagaaggatttttgagccttgagacagttgaatgtgcaagacaaaatatttaagtgccttaacggtagtaggtgccatgctCACCGGTTTGAGTTTGTCAAGACCAGCAATGCTgcagggtttttcatgctcaacggtttcccatgtgtatcaacaatggtccaccacccaaaggacatccagccaacttgatacaactgtgggaagcattggagtcaacatgggccagcatccctgtggaacgcccctgacgaattgaggctgccCTGAGggtaaaagggggtgcaactcaatattaggaaggtgttcctaacatTTTGTACATTCATTGTATACGCTATATGCTAGGGTTATAACAAATGAGAGATTATACAAAGACCTTAAACGACACACAAATTGACTGCTTTTACAGCTTTCTTATTTCTAGAATGATCCTAATGTACTGCTCAAACTCCTTATTGAAATAAAGTTAGtgtgtttacattttttattagtGAATTGACATTTATGAACATGAGGTTTTTCCATTGGCACAAATAATTTGCGGTAAAAGTTTTTTTCTTTATCCTTATTGTAGTTAAGGAAACTGAGCCACACTTTTTCTCCCATAATAAACAAAAGTCATCAAGAATATTATCATTATCTACAAATATCTTGCCATAATCTCTTTACATGTAGACCATGCCAAAATAAATGCACAACTGTTCATTGATGCTCAACACAAAAAGTACAGTTCATGTTAATTGTTTTGTTTCTTCATGTAATGATTCACTGGGTAATAGTTATGGATAATTCTGAAAAAGACCTCTACTTTAACACACAGGTATTTTTGTGGTAATAATCAAACATTTTTCCAACTGATATTATTGACAAATGTATTCCAGTAGTTATGAGAATGAATAGATAAAATCACTTTGAAATAAAGCACACAATCGGAGAAACGCATGTTTCCTACTGGAGCGTGAACTGGACTAAGCGAGTATATCTCAAGaaggtgaggtctggttacacctctGCGATCAAGATTGTTTGTACGAGGCTAGTCGGTAGATGCACCAACACTGCGCATGGCTAAACATACTGCTGACAGTGAGTGCCCCAGAAAGGACTCTGCTCTAACATTAAGCAAAGTCTTCATGCTCCAGTAGTAACTTCAAGGCTGTTGTGGTGGCAGACTGTCCCTAACCACTGCCTGGGTCCAATACATTCTTCACCAAATTCTGCTGTACATGAGTACGGAATTAGTCAAGTGCATAATTATGTACCTCTAACTAAATAGGGGTTGCAATTTATGTTCAACAAAACCATGGTTTACTTTCAAATGATTTTCAGCTTTCATGTGATTCCATAGCATTTGATTGACCTTCAACAGTGTTTGATTGAACTATTGCCTCCCCTCTACACACACTAGGTTGGGGATAAGCTTCCTGCGGTGGAGGTTCAGGAGAATGAGCCAGGCAATAAGGTGTCTATGGACCAACTCTTCAAGGGGAAGAAGGGAGTTCTCTTTGCTGTGCCAGGGGCCTTCACTCCTGGGTGTTCCAAGGTAATGTCCCtttagagcaggggggggggggggggggggttgctctagtactacacagctgattcaaataatcaaagcttgatgatgagttggttatttgaatcagctgtgtagtgggcctcaggacagagtttgggaaaccatGATTTTGAATGGGATTTTGTCCCAACTAGGCACCACACTGAGCTAATTAATCAGGTCAGTGATTGcttaaattcaacacacctggcactccaggaccagggttgtctacccctgatttAGATCATCCTAGTTTCAATGAATGGACCTGGATGTGCGTTTCTCTTTAGCACTCTTTTTTTTCACCATGGATACGTTtcgacaggcagcccaattatttatttcactaattggtcttttgaccaatcaaatcGGCACTTGATGtgtaaagatctgatgtgatttggtcaaaagatcagaattggactgcctgtctaaacgcagcccaTGTACGTCCCTTATGCACCATCTGAAATCACTGTTTCACATCCCGCGTCCTTTCTTGCTCCTGTATCCCTCAGACTCACCTTCCAGGCTTTGTGGCACAGGCAGCAGAGCTGAAGAGCAAGGGTGTACAGGAGGTCGCCTGCGTCTCCGTTAACGACGCATTCGTTATGGCTGCCTGGGGAAAGGAACATGGAGCAGAAGGCAAGGTGCAGAATGCTGTTTGAAAATGACAAGCTGATACCTTGGCCTTCAGCCTTCTGAATAGTAATTGAAATGTAGTCTACACAGTGTATTCCTCAGGCTATGGCTGAAAAACTCTGTTCTGTTATGATGATTTCCAGCATTTTACTAGGTACAGGAAAACATTTTCATCTGGTTGCAGGTATCTGTCCTGAGAAATCAATATgaagttgctacatacatttttagacttttaaatgaatgatatCTATTGATTCTTGAACAATATAATTtacaaatgcctcatgagcttagttcaactgtcgtagcCTATCAGAACCCCAAATGTAAGCATGTcttttgtaaacaaacactttatAGGTGGGAAACTTTAACTATAATTTTGATCTCATAGATGGTCaggccttgcatccatagctttcTCTCTGAgattgagtggttacatttcccaAGCCCAATTCCTCAGCTGTTTGCCAAAAAACCAGTGGCGACCGGTGTCTGCTttgttgtttgaactgcagattgcacCGTTAAGTCATTGGACAGATCTTATCTCCCAAACAGAAACATTTACTACATCAAGACCATAACTCGTTGAATTATATTGAGAGATCCTTCAGACAGTGTGGCTCTTCAGTCTAGACC
It contains:
- the LOC109874126 gene encoding peroxiredoxin-5, mitochondrial — its product is MISSSAILKGTGFVQCIRPLHSTIIVNMPIKVGDKLPAVEVQENEPGNKVSMDQLFKGKKGVLFAVPGAFTPGCSKTHLPGFVAQAAELKSKGVQEVACVSVNDAFVMAAWGKEHGAEGKVRMLADSTGEFTKAVDLLLDNDQIVAALGNKRSQRYAMVVEDGVVKKINVEPDGTGLSCSLASSMLSELV